Sequence from the Schistocerca americana isolate TAMUIC-IGC-003095 chromosome 11, iqSchAmer2.1, whole genome shotgun sequence genome:
GGTTATCCTGACCTTGCTGGAACTTGGgtaaacagctttggatttcttttgtGGAGAAATTGTTTGCCCTTGTGTTGCTAGAATGCTTTCTGACAGTCACCATGTTGCACGATAGTGCTCTTTCCCACACTTTCAATAGGACAAAGGCTATGCATGAGCGATTTGGCTGAGAAATGCTGCAACAGCCTTCATAAAGCCCAGTTAAAGCCCAGTTACCTCGCCATttgattttcacatatttggcgacctgaagaaagataaGCAGCAATGTTGGTTTCAATTGGACAAGGAAGTGTAAGGGTGGGTGGTGCGATTGTGCATCCATCAGCAGCTGACCATCTTTTACAAAACAGGAATTGATTGTcatgtctcccagtgggataaatgtcttgctGCGTGTGATGATTACTTTCGAATGGACCCATTACATGGTCCCTTTGTTGCAGGTGTtcgcttttcatttgactgccccacaGACAACACACCCTATGAAACTGGCTTCTAATGTGGTTCGAAGAAAAAGCTGGCTCAGACCGTCACCAGAGAAGGTGGAGTGTGTGTGGGAACAAAGAGTTGCAGATATCGCAATTAACTAGTTGGCAACTGGGTCTGCATGTAAAACCATACTGGCTGCAGTTGTTCCATGCACTGACTACTTTGGATAGTGATGTATTGTGAGCTTCATCCTGAATCGCAATGACTTACAGTGGCTACTGGAGGAATATGCTCTTTCACAAAAGTTGGTTTTGAACGTTTAAGCCAAATTTCATGTGTCTGGAAATGTGAATCATCATAATGTGAGTATTTGGGAAGCAGAACATTTATACTGGTTTGTGGGAAATGTCACAGTTAACATCTTTGTACCACATCCTATTTCCCGAAGATCATGGGCCACTTATGTTTGCTGAGAAAAATGTGACTAGTTCAGAGAACTTGGACATGCTGCAGCTGTGGGGTATGCTACAATTACAGGAAGACAGTGTGGCTCCATtttgcaacaagatggtgctccaccaaACTTCCTTGTAGACATTCGTGATTGACACAATGCAGAACAGCCACAATGTTGGATTTGACTTGATTCTCCTGCAGTGGCCCCCCACCATGTGATTCCTTCATACGGGTTATGTGGAAGGTCACACATTGCTGCTTCCACTGCTATTTAATTTGAAACTGTTGCAAGGAAGGATAATTAATGAGGATGCTGACTTAGACTTGTTGAGATGTGTATGGCAAGAGTCTGTCATACTGACATTGGCCACATTACAGTGTTCCCTTCGAAATGGTGGACACCTATCGCTTCTCGGGTCCAgtcttcgatgcccggttgacgtGACTCCCTCATCTTCAATAGCTGAAGAGGACGTGCTAGTTACATCTCAATGTTCTTAGATGTTTGTGCAATACCACCTGGGGTGCAGACTGCTCTATTCTACTGTGATTGTACAAAGCTCTGGTCCAGTCTCGTTTTAGACTACGGGAGTCCTGTCTACGGTTCTGCATCGCCTTTGACGTTGGAGATACTAGAATCCATCCACCATTGTGGGGTAAcgacttgcgactggtgccttctGGACTAGCCCCGAGATAGCCTTCTTGCAGAGGTGGGGATTCCACCACTGTGAGTTTTGCgccaacaacagctgatatcttacACGCTCCACATTcgctgcaccccaaagcaccctaattatggtctcctttatccagacacaCAGATCAACCTCTCACGGCGGCGGCCATGATGTGGGCTTACCGTGGCCCCTTTACCGTTTCTTTTGAGCCCACGCACGTAACTCTCCGTGGTGTGTTTCTcggccacagctctgtcttgatctctccaTCAGTTCAAAAGattcagtccctccggaggcccttCACCACCAATTCTACTATCTGCTCAGTTCGTTCCAGGTttcagaagtgatttatactgatggctctatggttgctggtcacactggttttgcttacacctatGCGAGACACGCGGAACTTCATTCCTTgtcagatggctgtagtgtttcttctgcagaattggtagccatcttgcgcgctctgGACCATGTCCGTTTCTGCTCAGGActgtccttcactatctgtagtgactacttgagcagtttgcaagctatcagccagtgcttccctcgccacccaTTGGTCATAGTTATCCAGGACTCTCTTTCTCTCCTTGATCAATGTGGGtgctcagtggttttcatttggaccccaggccgtgttgggatctgtggcaatgaacttgctgatcgaCTGGCTGCTTACTAATAGACCAtttcttgctattggcattccAGAAATAGACCTTCGCTTGGCATTACGTCGTCAGGTTTTGGGACTTTGGAATGCAGAATGACACTCTCTTTCTTTGCTGATCAAGCTCAGGGCGATAGAGGATTCTAAAACTATGTGGCGGTCCTCCTTACTGGCCTCTCATGAGGCCTCTGTCGTTCTTTGCTGGCAccgcatcggccatacttggctgactcacggttatctcctctgtcgtgaggaccccccccccccccccccccccccccactctttgtCGTTGTGGATCAATGTTGActgtggttcacctcttactggaCTGTCCCGACTTAGCCGCCCTGCGACGGACTTTTAGCTTTCCTGACTGGCTACCCCTGGTGTTGACTGACAATGCCTTAGCGGCTGACCAAGTTTTATGATTTCTTTGTGATGGGAAGTGGGGAGGGTTTATCGTTTTATTGAAGGGTGGGACCTTTAACTTTATCGGTGGGCGGAGGGGATGGCATGCCATCTTGCTCCTCCCTTCGCCCCAATTGGACTGGCTTCGACTGGGTTTGGTGGTTCACCCCCGCCCTCTGCCCACTCCTTTCTTTATGGGGTCTGTTTTATCTTGAGTGtctacctgtgcttcttccttcatgcccctgtcattagtcactttctttccctcctgTCCTCTTccaccttcttccttccttctgtcaatttgtaattttaatccattGTAGTTCCCTCTTACAGTGTGAGGTTTTATCGGTTTTAGTCATTCCGAGGTCAGAGGGACTCAGGACCACGTACTTTGGTCCCTTCTCCAGTCCAACCAACCAAAGTGTTCCCATACTGAGCACCAGTAATGTGAGCAATAAAGTAGGATAGATTATCTGTTCACTGGTACATTTCTGTATGTCTCGAGTTTCTGTGCCATTTGCCATCTGAAACCGTGTCAGTGCTTACATTGCCTGTGCAACATATTTAACTGTGTGCTGGCTATATCCAGGAGTTGGGAGACGGTGAGGGGAAGCCGATGCCACAGGAGGGCTCGACGCTGGACGCGTCGTTCTTTGCGGAGGCGGCCCTGGGCAGCAGCAGTGTGCGGTCGCCTGCTGTCCCGAATGGCGCATCACGGGAGGACCCGCTGGAGGCGGCGCGCAAGCGCAAGATCTCGCTGCAGCGCGAGGAGCTCCCCAAGAAACTAAAGCTGGTCAACATCTCGGACACAGTGAGCAAGGCGGTGAGCTCGTTGCATCGCGCAGTGGACGCGATGCAGCAGGCGACGGCGCGGGGCGGAGGCGCGTCGGCGCCGTGTGACGAGTCGGAGGCGTTTGGCCGGGTGGTGGCGGCACACCTGCGTGCACTGCCGGTGGCCATGGCACTAGATTGCCAGGCCGACATCCTCAACTATCTGTTAGAGCAGCGGCGCAGTGCCCTGCCGGGGGCGGCAGGGGCGGCCGCTCCCGGGTCGTCGACGTGAGATGGCTGCGGTGCCTATGCAGGAGTACCAGGTGAGCAAAGGACATATCAAACGGGTGCAGCACAGTTAGCTGAAATGGTATTGATAATTGAGCGACAAATGTGAACAGTTGTACTGGTTGTGAATAATTtatatagatctacatctacgtctacagtgATACTCAGCAGTCCACTTtgggtgcgtggtggagggtaccttgtaccattgctggttatttcctttcctattccactcacaagtagcccccctgcgggtccggggtaagaataggcccgaggtattcctgcctgtcgtaagaggcgactaaaaggagtttcaactgtttcagccttccatgtgatggtcccccttggggtttgacctccatttttcaaaattctacagaagtacgagccttttggggaaggacaccttacgtggtgtaccactggtcctaagtgcactaagaccttggcactcagcattctaccggcgttgtaaccatacccgctattcctcaaattgggcctaaacgcctgatgggttgtacaagttacaccCATAGTgggtccccatctgcaccagcaatcatgatggactttccatggcacctgaaatccagcacggtagccagcccgttgtggtggggtcgtcatgtaccctctaggttgtagccccctgacaacacagggatcatactgccgatacctcagctgcaccctccccacgtcggccaaggagtagatgctccttggggcatcaggactcccggcaacaggtggcccttgctgaggctaggtggcgcccgtggggagagcccctggtcggagtgggtggtatcagagcagacgtttcgcagatgaaacgtcaacacgcatcaggtcgctctgcggccgagtgtttcaaaagaaaaggtaccgtttctagttctggttctcctgccctttcccccttggctactccctgggaggagggacaggcccgccagcttaaggcgaagtacttcccccgctatttggtctgttctcgaaccgatggggggacgttcgccacctccaagcccatgttctttgttcagcacattgaggacatcttcggggaaatcgaggctctcggcaaggtccgttcttatcaagatcACCTCCGCCAcgcagtcggcggcgctccaggcgtgcgaccgcctaggggacatcccagtatccattgtcccgcatctggctctaaataggacgcagggggttattttttatcgtgacctcctgctacagtctgatgaggagctcagggccaacctggagtgccgaggcgtgcatttcgtccgccGAGTCCAGCGCGGcgccaaagaccgtcgcatcgacaccggggcctttatcctcgccttcgagggggacgttctcccggagaaggtaaaggtgatgtgctaccggtgcgacgtgcgaccttacgtcccgcctcctatgcgctgttttcggtgtttgcgctttgggcacatgtcgtcacggtgtgaggctgagcccctttgtggcgattgtggacgtcctcttcgtgaggaacatacatgcaccccaccaccttggtgcgttaattgtcctagcatccactcgcctagatcctcagactgccccacatatcagaagcagaagaagatacaagaactcaaaactttggatcggctctcttattctgaggccaggaagaagtacgactgcctccatcccgtgccgttgacc
This genomic interval carries:
- the LOC124553677 gene encoding uncharacterized protein LOC124553677, yielding MTRKWPSYLVIHFLELYEQRPCLWDHKSPLYKNRNLREEALQEIVEAMSEYVRNFDVNMAKAKIRSLRNAYMLELHKVWRSNRNAESPDDIYTPTVPWFPIADRFLKYVVETREPRSPQELGDGEGKPMPQEGSTLDASFFAEAALGSSSVRSPAVPNGASREDPLEAARKRKISLQREELPKKLKLVNISDTVSKAVSSLHRAVDAMQQATARGGGASAPCDESEAFGRVVAAHLRALPVAMALDCQADILNYLLEQRRSALPGAAGAAAPGSST